In Macaca nemestrina isolate mMacNem1 chromosome 9, mMacNem.hap1, whole genome shotgun sequence, a single genomic region encodes these proteins:
- the LOC105479998 gene encoding amyloid beta A4 precursor protein-binding family B member 1-interacting protein-like: MSQALCQKDKLKGPIKGTAQPNGQMPQAAHSVSAVLQEAKTHAETSKDRKPALRNHQEPGAPPAPHGPKSSLPPALVQRSWDTICSPVTPPKAKSTGGGGFPAPPDDFLPSLPPLPPLDDPELPPPPLQDPELPPPPLDFMEPPARPRTSCPLPQRSSRGLLCPTLPTGTKHQCSEPTNE; this comes from the exons ATGAGTCAAGCTTTGTGTCAAAAGGACAaattaaaag GACCTATAAAAGGCACCGCCCAGCCCAATGGACAGATGCCCCAGGCTGCACATTCTGTCAGTGCTGTTCTCCAAGAGGCCAAGACACACGCTGAAACATCCAAG GATAGGAAGCCAGCCCTCAGGAACCACCAGGAGCCAGGAGCACCCCCGGCCCCACACGGCCCCAAGTCCAGCCTGCCCCCCGCTCTGGTGCAGAGGTCCTGGGACACCATCTGCAGCCCTGTCACGCCCCCCAAGGCCAAGAGCACTGGCGGCGGGGGCTTCCCCGCCCCGCCCGACGACTTCCTGCCGTCACTGCCACCGCTGCCTCCACTGGACGACCCAGAGCTGCCGCCACCCCCGCTGCAGGATCCAGAGCTCCCGCCACCGCCCCTGGACTTCATGGAGCCGCCCGCCCGCCCCCGGACTTCGTGCCCGCTCCCCCAGCGGTCGTCAAGAGGCCTCCTATGCCCCACCCTCCCAACAGGCACGAAGCATCAATGTTCAGAAccaacaaatgaataa